One region of Chryseobacterium muglaense genomic DNA includes:
- the purC gene encoding phosphoribosylaminoimidazolesuccinocarboxamide synthase, with protein sequence MSQKLEMLYEGKAKQVFATENPEEVVVRFKDDATAFNAQKRGSVDLKGEMNNAITTLIFEYLNEKGIKTHFIKQLDEREQLVKKVSIIPLEMVVRNYSAGSMAQRLGVEEGIKSPVTIFDICYKKDELGDPLINDHHAVFLGAATYEELDEMYELTSDINDILIDLFDKMNIILVDFKIELGKTSEGEIILADEISPDTCRLWDKDTMKKLDKDRFRRDLGEVTEAYVEIYNRLKTLLNK encoded by the coding sequence ATGAGTCAAAAGCTAGAAATGCTGTATGAAGGTAAAGCAAAACAAGTATTTGCAACCGAAAATCCTGAAGAAGTTGTAGTACGTTTCAAAGACGATGCAACTGCATTTAACGCTCAAAAAAGAGGATCTGTAGATTTGAAAGGTGAAATGAACAATGCCATCACCACTCTTATTTTTGAATATTTAAATGAAAAAGGAATTAAAACTCATTTCATCAAACAACTAGACGAAAGAGAGCAATTGGTAAAGAAAGTATCAATTATTCCTTTGGAAATGGTCGTAAGAAACTATTCTGCAGGAAGCATGGCTCAGAGATTAGGAGTTGAGGAAGGAATTAAATCTCCAGTTACCATCTTCGATATTTGCTACAAAAAAGACGAATTGGGAGATCCGCTTATCAACGATCACCACGCTGTTTTCTTAGGAGCTGCAACGTATGAAGAGCTTGATGAGATGTATGAATTAACTTCAGACATCAACGATATTCTAATTGATCTTTTCGATAAAATGAATATCATCTTGGTAGATTTCAAAATCGAATTAGGAAAAACTTCAGAGGGTGAAATCATTCTTGCTGACGAAATTTCTCCTGATACTTGTAGACTTTGGGACAAAGACACGATGAAGAAGTTAGATAAAGACAGATTTAGAAGAGATCTTGGTGAAGTAACTGAAGCTTATGTTGAGATCTACAACAGATTGAAAACTTTACTTAACAAGTAA
- the aroB gene encoding 3-dehydroquinate synthase, whose product MITLLDENFSQLNQFLTEKSFSKIFILVDENTHEYCLPILLGNLETDISIEILEIEAGEEMKNIQTANQLWEILTEMKADRKALIINLGGGVITDMGGFVASTYKRGIQFINIPTTLLSMCDASIGGKTGIDLMHYKNMVGTFSFPEQIYAYTRFLDTLPAKELKSGFAEMLKHGLIADKKHWEALIKLQHLDPTGIEPLIPQSMEIKQEVVNADFHEKNVRKTLNFGHTIGHAIESLCLQGENPILHGEAVALGMICESHLSFLEGLISKEDADLIIDNIQRYFSFIDLSNFKDEDIFNLLLNDKKNTDAKINFSLLSKIGSCVYDYECSTENIQKSINFYKTLSGF is encoded by the coding sequence ATGATTACCTTATTAGACGAAAATTTTTCGCAGCTTAATCAATTTTTAACCGAAAAATCATTCAGTAAAATTTTTATTTTAGTGGATGAAAATACTCATGAATATTGTCTTCCTATATTGTTAGGTAATTTAGAAACCGATATTTCTATTGAAATTCTTGAGATTGAAGCGGGTGAAGAGATGAAAAATATTCAAACTGCCAATCAGCTTTGGGAAATTCTTACAGAAATGAAAGCCGATAGAAAAGCATTGATTATTAATCTTGGTGGCGGTGTGATTACCGATATGGGAGGTTTTGTAGCTTCTACTTATAAAAGAGGAATTCAGTTTATCAATATCCCTACAACTTTGCTTTCGATGTGCGATGCTTCAATTGGCGGTAAAACAGGGATTGATCTGATGCATTATAAAAATATGGTGGGAACCTTTTCTTTTCCTGAACAAATATATGCTTACACCCGATTTTTAGATACCCTTCCCGCAAAAGAACTGAAAAGCGGTTTTGCCGAAATGCTGAAACACGGATTGATTGCTGATAAAAAACACTGGGAAGCTTTAATAAAGCTGCAACATTTAGATCCTACGGGAATTGAACCTCTTATTCCACAATCAATGGAAATTAAGCAGGAAGTTGTGAATGCAGATTTTCATGAGAAAAACGTAAGAAAAACTTTAAACTTTGGTCATACCATCGGTCATGCTATCGAAAGTTTGTGTCTTCAGGGTGAAAACCCTATTCTTCATGGTGAAGCGGTTGCCTTGGGAATGATTTGCGAAAGCCACCTTTCTTTTCTTGAAGGTTTAATTTCTAAAGAAGATGCAGATTTAATTATAGATAATATTCAGAGATATTTCAGCTTTATTGATTTGAGTAACTTTAAAGATGAAGATATTTTCAACTTATTATTGAATGATAAGAAAAATACAGATGCAAAAATCAATTTCTCTTTGCTTTCAAAAATCGGTTCTTGTGTTTATGATTATGAATGCAGCACCGAAAATATTCAAAAATCAATTAATTTTTATAAAACATTGAGTGGGTTTTAG
- a CDS encoding four helix bundle protein: MKSHRIEDLKVWSKSMALVKEVYLITVELPNEERFGLLSQIRRCAVSIPSNIAEGAGRNNKNEFYQFLGIAFGSTYELQTQLQLLIDLNFISEPKIIPLKELLTEIQKMIYSLKTSLKL; this comes from the coding sequence ATGAAATCGCACCGAATTGAAGATTTGAAAGTTTGGAGTAAATCGATGGCTTTGGTAAAAGAAGTTTATTTGATTACTGTTGAATTGCCAAATGAAGAAAGGTTTGGCTTACTTTCACAAATCAGAAGATGTGCCGTTTCAATACCATCTAATATCGCAGAAGGAGCAGGAAGAAATAACAAAAACGAATTTTATCAATTTCTTGGGATTGCGTTTGGTTCCACTTACGAATTACAAACTCAGTTACAATTATTAATAGATTTAAATTTTATTTCCGAACCTAAAATAATCCCTTTAAAAGAACTTTTAACTGAGATACAGAAAATGATTTATTCATTGAAGACAAGTTTAAAATTATAA
- a CDS encoding porin family protein, protein MKKLILGIAILSTSLAFAQTTTTTTKTTSSSDVRFGIKGGMNVSSLSKDGSLDDQKSKIGFNAGVFATIPVAESFSIQPEVLYTQYGSKADYTVLGTKYSSSAKLDYVAVPVMFQYNFVPNFYVEAGPEFGLMVSAKNKIKNESNGASSTTDNYKDDLNSFNLGIGLGAGYYFTDNIGITARYVAGVTDVAKDRPNGSDAVRNNTFQVGLAYKF, encoded by the coding sequence ATGAAAAAGTTAATTTTAGGAATCGCAATTTTGTCAACATCTTTGGCGTTTGCTCAGACAACAACCACTACAACTAAAACAACATCATCTTCAGACGTAAGATTTGGTATTAAAGGAGGAATGAACGTTTCTTCATTATCAAAAGATGGTTCATTAGATGATCAAAAATCAAAAATCGGATTTAATGCTGGTGTATTTGCAACAATTCCTGTAGCGGAATCTTTCAGCATTCAGCCAGAGGTTTTATATACTCAATATGGAAGTAAAGCAGATTATACTGTATTAGGAACTAAATATTCTTCTTCTGCGAAATTAGATTATGTTGCAGTTCCGGTAATGTTCCAATATAATTTTGTACCAAACTTCTATGTAGAAGCAGGTCCTGAATTTGGATTGATGGTAAGCGCAAAAAACAAAATTAAAAACGAATCTAACGGCGCTTCATCAACAACTGATAACTACAAGGATGATTTAAATTCATTCAACTTAGGTATTGGTCTTGGTGCAGGTTATTATTTCACAGATAATATTGGTATTACTGCAAGATATGTTGCTGGTGTAACTGATGTTGCTAAAGACAGACCCAATGGTTCTGATGCTGTAAGAAACAATACTTTCCAGGTAGGTTTGGCTTACAAATTCTAA
- the purF gene encoding amidophosphoribosyltransferase, producing MKSLDIHKSEYLKQFETQTYGRNLFRTQEEERLDAPNEECGIFGMYSDNDLDTFSLSQFGLFALQHRGQEACGISVLKDGKITNMKDEGLVLDVYKEIQNPETFMGNSAIGHTRYTTAGDKKKYNFQPFFAKNEYDQIILSIAHNGNLTNAKELKHELEAEGVVFRATSDSEVILRLIQKNLDLGLRGAIKATMEKIEGAYSVVGMTRNKFFAFRDLNGIRPLVLGAINENSYVVASESVALDAVGAQYVRDILPGEIIYTNENEPGKLHSIMVNEAKAKQRICSFEYIYFARPDSTLENINVYEIREKSGEKIWEQAPVDADIVIGVPDSGVPAAIGFSKASGIPFRPVLIKNRYIGRSFIVPTQEMRERIVNLKLNPIISEIKDKRVVIIDDSIVRGTTSKRLVKILKEAGVKEIHFRSVSPPIIAPCYLGIDTPSKDDLISANMTTEELRDYLGVDSLEFLSTDNLKEILGSSNHCFGCFTEEYPVAKGEEIELFN from the coding sequence ATGAAAAGTTTAGACATTCATAAAAGTGAATATTTAAAACAGTTTGAAACTCAAACCTACGGAAGAAATCTTTTCAGAACGCAGGAAGAAGAAAGGCTGGATGCTCCGAATGAGGAGTGCGGAATCTTCGGAATGTATTCTGATAACGATCTCGATACGTTTTCTCTTTCACAGTTTGGGCTTTTTGCGCTTCAGCACAGAGGCCAGGAAGCGTGTGGTATTTCTGTTCTTAAAGACGGAAAGATCACCAACATGAAAGATGAAGGTTTGGTTTTGGATGTTTATAAAGAAATTCAAAATCCTGAAACTTTTATGGGAAATTCTGCAATCGGACACACCCGTTATACGACTGCAGGAGACAAAAAGAAATATAATTTCCAGCCATTTTTCGCCAAAAACGAATATGACCAGATTATACTTTCTATCGCTCACAACGGTAACTTAACCAATGCGAAAGAATTAAAGCATGAACTGGAAGCTGAAGGTGTAGTTTTCAGAGCTACTTCAGATTCTGAGGTTATTTTGAGATTAATTCAAAAAAATCTAGACCTTGGTCTTCGTGGTGCTATCAAAGCAACAATGGAGAAAATTGAAGGTGCTTATTCGGTTGTGGGAATGACAAGAAATAAATTCTTTGCTTTCAGAGATTTGAACGGAATCAGACCTTTGGTTTTGGGAGCAATCAATGAAAATTCTTACGTTGTTGCTTCAGAATCTGTAGCTTTAGACGCTGTAGGTGCTCAGTATGTGAGAGATATTTTACCAGGAGAAATCATTTATACGAATGAAAACGAGCCCGGAAAACTTCACTCAATTATGGTGAATGAAGCAAAAGCTAAGCAAAGAATCTGTTCGTTTGAATATATTTATTTTGCAAGGCCCGATTCTACCTTAGAAAACATCAATGTCTACGAAATCAGAGAAAAATCTGGTGAAAAAATCTGGGAACAAGCTCCTGTAGATGCCGATATCGTTATTGGAGTTCCTGATTCTGGAGTTCCAGCTGCAATTGGTTTTTCTAAAGCTTCGGGAATACCTTTCCGTCCGGTTTTGATTAAAAACAGATATATTGGAAGAAGTTTCATCGTTCCAACTCAGGAAATGAGAGAAAGAATCGTTAACCTGAAACTGAATCCGATTATTTCTGAGATCAAAGATAAAAGAGTAGTAATTATCGACGATTCAATCGTTCGTGGAACAACTTCTAAGAGATTGGTTAAAATTTTAAAAGAAGCAGGCGTAAAGGAAATTCACTTCAGAAGTGTTTCTCCGCCGATTATCGCACCTTGTTATTTGGGAATTGATACGCCATCAAAAGATGATTTGATTTCTGCAAATATGACCACTGAAGAACTTAGAGATTATTTAGGAGTAGATTCTTTAGAATTTTTAAGTACTGATAATTTAAAAGAAATTTTAGGTTCATCAAACCATTGTTTCGGATGCTTCACTGAAGAATATCCGGTCGCAAAAGGAGAAGAAATTGAATTATTTAATTAA
- a CDS encoding DUF3307 domain-containing protein has translation MIFIQLILAHLLGDFILQPNSWVADKENRKLKSSYLYFHVLIHTILSFIFLWDLKLWWVAVLVGISHFIIDACKLTFQNNQNKKNWFFIDQALHVAMIGGISLYFSEFNFEFLKDQGFLKILVAALFLTSPASIFIKLLLSSWTRVTGEENSVQSDSLSSAGKYIGILERLLVFTFIVVNHWEGVGFMIAAKSVFRFSDLAQAKQRKLTEYVLIGTLLSFGIAVLAGILIK, from the coding sequence ATGATTTTTATTCAACTCATATTGGCACATCTACTTGGAGATTTTATTCTTCAGCCAAATTCTTGGGTTGCAGATAAGGAGAACCGTAAACTGAAAAGTTCATATTTATATTTTCACGTTCTGATTCACACTATTTTAAGCTTTATTTTCCTTTGGGATTTAAAACTTTGGTGGGTAGCTGTTTTGGTAGGAATTTCTCATTTTATTATTGATGCCTGTAAATTAACTTTTCAGAATAATCAGAACAAGAAAAACTGGTTTTTTATTGATCAGGCTCTTCATGTAGCGATGATTGGTGGGATTTCTCTTTATTTCAGTGAATTTAATTTTGAATTTCTGAAGGATCAGGGATTTCTGAAAATTTTAGTGGCGGCTTTATTTTTAACATCGCCCGCTTCAATTTTCATCAAATTATTATTATCATCATGGACTCGCGTAACCGGAGAAGAAAACAGCGTACAAAGCGATTCTTTATCGAGTGCCGGAAAATATATCGGGATTTTAGAACGACTATTGGTTTTCACATTTATTGTAGTCAACCATTGGGAAGGGGTAGGCTTTATGATTGCGGCAAAATCTGTTTTCAGATTCAGTGATCTGGCACAGGCAAAACAGAGAAAATTAACAGAATATGTACTAATTGGCACATTGTTAAGTTTTGGAATCGCTGTTTTAGCAGGAATTTTAATTAAGTAA